The Perca fluviatilis chromosome 24, GENO_Pfluv_1.0, whole genome shotgun sequence genome has a window encoding:
- the enpp4 gene encoding bis(5'-adenosyl)-triphosphatase enpp4, whose amino-acid sequence MSLRKSSGDDDDVAAKIDRKGKLFNDTVWRTKYTCQSCNSMLLQILLGFLCGVRALATENNTAQQGPPPLLLVSFDGFRADYLKRFPMPNLKLLYSQGVLVEQLTNVFITKTFPNHYSLVTGLYAESHGILSNNMYDPVSHKNFHVGDGNDTDPAWWSEAQPLWLTALDSGYKTAAIMWPGCNVAIRNRTASHFLSYNSKVTFQQRLGIVTKLMLGDEKEQGVMFAALYWEEPDRSGHLFGPDNVTAMSRALKEVDDNIGLLISELKRTGLWGRVNILLTSDHGMAQCSAERLIRLDDCLHPDSYTLVDLSPVTALIPHKDPEAIFTLLNKCHAHMTAYLKSAIPDRLHYRNNERIQPIILIADEGWTIVQRGKLPRLGDHGYDNSLSSMHPFMAASGPSFRQGYQISSLESVDIYPLMCRLLSVPPQPNNGTLIQARCLLAAENCWDAPLVIGLVVGVLLVLSAITVLFRLLSRRRSSGPRPFQRLQVDYDDDDDDDPLLE is encoded by the exons ATGAGTTTGAGGAAGTCcagtggtgatgatgatgatgttgctgCGAAAATAGACCGAAAAGGAAAGTTATTTAACGATACTGTCTGGAGGACAAAGTATACCTGTCAGTCCTGTAACAG TATGTTACTTCAAATACTGCTGGGCTTCCTGTGTGGCGTCCGAGCTCTGGCCACAGAAAACAACACAGCTCAACAGGGTCCTCCGCCACTGCTGCTGGTGTCATTCGATGGTTTCCGAGCAGACTACTTGAAGAGGTTCCCCATGCCGAACCTGAAGCTCCTGTACAGTCAAGGGGTCCTGGTGGAGCAGCTCACCAACGTCTTCATCACCAAGACGTTTCCCAACCACTACAGCCTG GTAACAGGGCTGTATGCTGAGTCTCACGGTATTCTGTCCAACAACATGTACGACCCCGTCAGCCACAAGAACTTCCACGTTGGCGATGGCAATGACACCGACCCGGCGTGGTGGAGTGAGGCGCAGCCCCTCTGGCTCACTGCGCTGGACTCCGGCTACAAGACGGCGGCCATTATGTGGCCCGGCTGTAATGTGGCCATCCGCAACCGCACAGCGTCACATTTCCTTTCATACAACTCTAAAGTGACATTCCAGCAACGACTGGGGATCGTGACAAAGTTGATGTTGGGAGACGAAAAG GAGCAAGGGGTGATGTTCGCAGCTCTCTACTGGGAAGAGCCAGACCGGTCAGGTCACTTATTCGGCCCGGACAACGTCACTGCCATGAGCCGTGCGCTGAAGGAG GTTGACGACAACATAGGCCTGCTGATTTCCGAGCTGAAGCGGACCGGCCTCTGGGGTCGCGTCAACATCCTGCTAACCAGTGACCACGGCATGGCTCAGTGCTCGGCCGAGCGCCTCATACGGCTGGACGACTGTCTCCACCCCGACAGCTACACACTGGTGGACCTCTCACCTGTCACAGCCCTCATCCCACATAAAG ACCCAGAGGCCATCTTCACCCTGCTGAATAAGTGCCACGCCCATATGACAGCCTATTTGAAATCAGCCATCCCTGATAGGCTGCACTACCGGAACAATGAGCGCATCCAGCCAATCATACTGATTGCTGACGAAGGCTGGACTATAGTGCAGCGAGGGAAGCTGCCGAGAT tgGGCGATCACGGCTACGACAACTCCCTGTCCAGCATGCACCCTTTCATGGCAGCGTCGGGGCCCAGCTTTCGTCAGGGTTATCAAATCAGCAGTTTAGAGAGCGTGGACATTTACCCACTCATGTGCCGCCTGCTGTCGGTGCCCCCACAGCCCAACAACGGCACGCTGATCCAGGCTAGGTGCCTGCTGGCTGCTGAGAACTGCTGGGATGCCCCTCTGGTGATCGGCCTGGTGGTGGGCGTCCTACTGGTACTCAGTGCAATCACTG TTCTGTTCAGGTTGCTGAGCCGACGCCGCTCGTCAGGCCCCCGGCCCTTCCAGAGGCTACAGGTTGACTACGATGACGATGACGACGACGACCCCCTGTTGGAGTAG